CCAGGAGTAAAGACCCGGTGCAAACCGAAAGGACCAATTCCGCTTTTTGTGAACGGTCTTTGATCCAATCCATCAAGACCGGATTATGGATCTCCTTTCGAGTCCCCAACCCTCCGGGAACCAACAGGATATCCGGGTCCGGGCAGTCTTTGAAGGTATAATGGGGGTTGATGCTCAACCGATTTCTGGCCAGGACCGGTCCGGTTTTTTCGGCTATTGTGAAAACCTGAAAAAATTGGGTATTGGCTGCCACATTGACTACCGAAAAAACTTCAAAAGGTCCGCAAAAATCCAGAACTTCCACATCATCAAATAGCAAAATCCCCACCTTTTTGATTTGTTCCATGGGACTCCTCCTTAGTTACTTAAAATAAAATTCTACGCAAAATG
The sequence above is a segment of the Deltaproteobacteria bacterium genome. Coding sequences within it:
- a CDS encoding DJ-1/PfpI family protein — encoded protein: MEQIKKVGILLFDDVEVLDFCGPFEVFSVVNVAANTQFFQVFTIAEKTGPVLARNRLSINPHYTFKDCPDPDILLVPGGLGTRKEIHNPVLMDWIKDRSQKAELVLSVCTGSLLLARAGLLDGLTATTHYMAIELLKENAPRTMIDSSKRFIDNGRVIVSAGISAGIDMSLYVVARLLGEEKAIATAQYMEYRWEPER